From the Nitrospira sp. genome, one window contains:
- the rnd gene encoding ribonuclease D → MDSQQYITTADGLERLCDHLATASRLALDTEFVGEESFVPRLELIQVATESQSAIIDFPAIQQSSALQPFWDIVRNPDVEKIVHAGRQDLDLFATHAGTIPKPFFDTQIAAAMVGYGAQVAYANLVLRVHGRKLAKAHTFTNWSARPLSPDQLAYALEDVEFLLAIHDHLRTRLDKLGRSEWANEEFSRLETVVGDTRREPQERYQRIRGWDSLKPKSAAVLRELAAWRESEAKRRNVPRGRVMRDEVLLQLARHPPRSVDELRAVRGLHGSEADRHGETILKTIHAANALPASAWPEVPKDRKPEPESTGLVELLQAVMKAQSADQEIAPTLLATTADIQALVDARAQGTTPDLPLLRGWRRTLLGNLLLQVLNGEVAVKIDSTSGRLTWS, encoded by the coding sequence GTGGACTCACAACAATATATTACGACCGCAGACGGGCTTGAACGTTTGTGCGATCACCTGGCCACCGCCTCGCGCCTGGCCCTCGACACGGAATTCGTGGGAGAGGAAAGTTTTGTCCCGCGCCTTGAACTGATTCAGGTGGCCACCGAAAGCCAATCCGCCATCATCGACTTTCCGGCGATCCAGCAGTCTTCGGCACTTCAACCGTTCTGGGACATCGTTCGCAATCCGGACGTGGAGAAAATCGTCCATGCCGGCCGGCAGGACCTCGATCTCTTTGCCACCCACGCAGGCACGATTCCCAAGCCGTTTTTCGACACTCAAATCGCCGCCGCCATGGTGGGGTACGGCGCGCAAGTCGCCTATGCCAACCTGGTCTTGCGCGTCCACGGGAGAAAGCTCGCGAAGGCCCACACCTTCACCAATTGGAGCGCGCGGCCGCTGTCGCCCGATCAACTGGCCTATGCCCTGGAGGATGTGGAATTCCTGCTGGCCATTCACGACCATCTGCGCACGCGCCTCGACAAACTCGGGCGAAGCGAATGGGCGAACGAAGAATTTTCCAGACTGGAAACGGTCGTCGGCGATACACGCCGCGAGCCGCAAGAGCGTTACCAGCGTATCCGCGGTTGGGATAGCTTGAAACCGAAGTCTGCCGCCGTCTTGCGAGAACTGGCCGCCTGGCGCGAGAGCGAAGCCAAACGCCGCAATGTGCCCCGCGGCCGCGTCATGCGAGACGAAGTCCTCCTGCAGCTCGCCCGTCATCCGCCACGATCGGTCGATGAATTGCGCGCCGTACGCGGGCTCCATGGGTCGGAAGCAGACCGGCACGGCGAGACGATCCTGAAAACGATTCACGCCGCCAACGCGCTTCCCGCTTCCGCCTGGCCGGAGGTCCCCAAGGACCGCAAGCCTGAACCGGAATCGACCGGATTGGTGGAGTTACTTCAAGCCGTGATGAAGGCCCAATCCGCCGATCAGGAAATCGCCCCCACCTTGCTCGCGACGACTGCCGATATTCAGGCGCTGGTCGACGCGCGGGCTCAGGGCACCACGCCTGATCTTCCTCTGTTGCGAGGCTGGCGGAGAACCCTGCTGGGAAATCTGTTGCTCCAAGTGTTGAATGGGGAGGTCGCCGTAAAAATCGACTCGACCTCGGGAAGGCTCACCTGGTCTTAG
- the arsC gene encoding arsenate reductase (glutaredoxin) (This arsenate reductase requires both glutathione and glutaredoxin to convert arsenate to arsenite, after which the efflux transporter formed by ArsA and ArsB can extrude the arsenite from the cell, providing resistance.) has product MAHITIYHKPTCTTCRQAVLLLKDSGTPFTAVNYYEQTFTKDQLKKILKQAGLSPKDVLRTKEDIYKELGLAKKELSEEALLDLMVKHPDLIQRPLVVKDDRAVLARPAETVKTLL; this is encoded by the coding sequence ATGGCCCACATCACGATTTATCATAAGCCGACATGTACCACGTGCCGACAAGCAGTCCTGCTGTTGAAGGACAGCGGGACGCCGTTTACGGCGGTGAATTACTATGAGCAGACGTTTACGAAAGATCAGTTGAAGAAGATTTTGAAACAGGCCGGGCTTTCTCCGAAGGACGTGCTCAGGACGAAAGAGGATATCTACAAGGAACTGGGCCTGGCTAAGAAGGAACTGTCAGAGGAGGCGCTGCTGGATTTGATGGTCAAGCATCCGGACCTGATCCAGCGTCCTCTTGTGGTCAAAGATGACCGGGCGGTTCTGGCCAGACCGGCGGAGACGGTGAAAACCCTTCTGTGA
- a CDS encoding J domain-containing protein, translating to MPRPVDRPTMPFTQSKFIKFQQGMRQRIDSLRLKTETSLELAVDTMMESRVDSFFRVEQGLEEVIRSLIEIDDELGVVRDLSGAMRLESRLEFVEDRWDEFDSEIRERPRRRRKKVSLADMLKAASGSGDLSQGGTGVNNAMDAYAIMGVEFGSSLADVTAAFRQKAKQLHPDSNHGDRSSEPALRRMLEAYQFLKEYLSLSNVEPMPQADHPYRPTE from the coding sequence ATGCCGCGGCCGGTAGACCGGCCGACCATGCCCTTTACACAAAGCAAATTCATCAAGTTTCAGCAGGGAATGCGCCAGCGGATCGATTCGCTGCGTCTCAAGACCGAAACCAGCCTCGAACTCGCCGTCGATACCATGATGGAATCGCGCGTCGATAGTTTCTTCCGGGTCGAACAAGGGCTGGAAGAAGTCATTCGGTCGCTGATTGAGATCGACGATGAGCTCGGCGTCGTCCGCGATCTCTCCGGCGCCATGCGCCTTGAATCTCGTCTCGAATTTGTCGAAGACCGCTGGGATGAGTTCGACAGTGAGATTCGAGAACGGCCGCGGCGGCGGCGCAAGAAGGTCAGCCTCGCCGACATGCTGAAAGCCGCCAGCGGGAGCGGGGATCTTTCCCAAGGCGGCACCGGCGTCAACAACGCGATGGACGCTTATGCGATCATGGGCGTCGAGTTCGGCAGTTCCCTCGCGGATGTCACCGCCGCATTCAGACAGAAAGCGAAGCAGCTCCATCCCGATTCGAACCACGGCGATCGAAGTTCCGAGCCGGCATTACGCCGAATGCTGGAGGCCTATCAGTTCCTGAAGGAATATCTGAGCTTGAGCAACGTCGAACCGATGCCCCAAGCCGATCACCCCTATCGTCCGACCGAGTAG
- a CDS encoding citrate synthase codes for MPHDFMPGLDGVPAATSSVSDVDGQRGILEYRGIRIETLCSQSSFLETSYLLLFGRLPTQTELARWTSDITHHRRIKFRINDLLKCLPETGHPMDALQAAVAALGMFYPGRQVKDAENNYWSAVRLIAKLPTIVAAWARLRHGNDPIPPQDALEFSENFLYMLTDRAPHPLWKDIFDDCLILHAEHTMNASTFTGLVTASTLADPYTVVASSIGALKGPLHGGANEEVIHMLREIGSPEGAQAYVKQKLAGKQKLMGFGHRVYKVKDPRATILQGLCERLFKEGGPSPLYAVAQEVERTAGEVLQGKGIYPNVDFYSGILYDQMSIDTDLFTPLFAMARVSGWLAHWLEQLRENKLFRPDQIYSGEHNRPYTPVTQR; via the coding sequence ATGCCGCACGATTTCATGCCCGGCCTGGACGGCGTACCGGCTGCTACCTCTTCCGTCAGCGACGTAGACGGCCAACGGGGAATACTCGAATACCGCGGCATCAGAATCGAAACACTCTGTTCCCAGTCATCTTTCCTCGAAACTTCGTATCTGCTTCTCTTCGGCCGCCTGCCGACGCAAACAGAACTCGCTCGCTGGACCAGCGACATCACCCATCACCGCCGCATCAAGTTTCGCATCAACGACCTCTTGAAGTGCCTGCCTGAAACCGGACATCCGATGGATGCGCTGCAAGCCGCGGTCGCCGCACTCGGCATGTTCTATCCAGGCCGTCAGGTCAAAGACGCGGAAAACAACTATTGGTCGGCAGTACGGCTCATCGCCAAACTTCCGACGATCGTTGCAGCCTGGGCCAGACTTCGGCACGGCAACGACCCGATCCCCCCACAAGACGCACTCGAGTTCTCCGAGAACTTTCTGTACATGCTGACGGACCGCGCGCCGCATCCGCTCTGGAAAGACATCTTTGATGACTGTCTCATCCTCCACGCCGAACATACGATGAACGCGTCGACCTTTACAGGGCTCGTCACGGCTTCGACGCTCGCCGATCCTTATACCGTCGTTGCCTCCTCGATCGGCGCCCTGAAGGGCCCGCTCCATGGCGGAGCGAACGAAGAAGTGATCCACATGCTTCGCGAGATCGGCAGCCCCGAAGGCGCGCAGGCCTACGTGAAGCAGAAGCTGGCGGGCAAGCAAAAGCTCATGGGATTCGGCCATCGTGTCTATAAAGTAAAAGATCCTCGCGCCACGATTCTTCAAGGACTCTGCGAACGGCTCTTTAAAGAAGGCGGGCCGTCGCCCCTCTATGCCGTGGCACAGGAGGTCGAACGAACGGCGGGAGAGGTCCTGCAGGGGAAAGGCATTTACCCCAATGTCGATTTCTATTCCGGCATCCTCTACGACCAGATGAGCATCGACACGGATCTGTTCACGCCGCTCTTTGCCATGGCCCGCGTGTCAGGGTGGCTGGCCCACTGGCTGGAACAGCTGCGGGAGAACAAGCTCTTCCGCCCGGACCAGATTTACTCGGGGGAACACAATCGCCCCTATACCCCCGTGACCCAACGCTAA
- a CDS encoding GGDEF domain-containing protein yields MATSTFKRSWQWLAPGGLVLLLAIGFLRPHGLPAWAQGPISAFPVIVLGFGIVFGWYLSSSRLILSLLVLVCLDRGIFWFPPTDASPGVPGPVLFAVATFLTPVNLLALSLVKEGSVSSWRGLVSLLLILCQPLLVLWLCLSGETNLTSLLTTPFQLPLLPLSTSEWTPLSQPAVLAFASALLLLTVKFLLYHDPLDGGAGWAILTTFLAAHGIQYGWNPTNFFAAAGLTLFLSLVHASHQRTYRDDLTGALGRLAYDETVARLGGKYVVAIVGVDQLTQYRNQYGKTVSEQVLRLVAPKIMAAAGRGKVFRLTGDEFTVVFYSRTAMDTLAALEQIRKAVAQTTLRLRKQTRVWEGSRSSRSGSADIELPVTLSIGVAEPTAPHLSLTVVTKAAYRALYEAKGEGGNMLRRGTIQMNSAHTAPNQTGRIVAYSEFEP; encoded by the coding sequence ATGGCCACCTCAACGTTCAAACGGTCCTGGCAATGGCTCGCTCCCGGAGGACTCGTTCTGCTCTTAGCCATCGGCTTTCTTCGGCCGCACGGCCTCCCGGCATGGGCCCAGGGACCGATCTCTGCATTTCCCGTCATCGTGCTGGGATTCGGCATCGTCTTCGGCTGGTATCTCTCCAGCAGCCGCCTGATCCTGTCCCTCTTGGTCCTCGTCTGCCTCGACCGTGGAATCTTCTGGTTTCCGCCAACCGATGCGAGCCCCGGAGTGCCGGGCCCGGTCCTATTTGCCGTCGCCACATTCCTGACACCGGTGAACTTGCTCGCGCTCTCGCTGGTTAAAGAAGGCAGTGTCTCGAGCTGGAGAGGACTCGTGAGCCTGCTCCTCATTTTGTGTCAGCCCCTGCTTGTCTTGTGGCTCTGTCTGTCCGGGGAAACGAATCTGACCAGCCTGCTGACCACTCCGTTCCAACTTCCGCTCCTACCTCTCTCGACCTCCGAATGGACACCGCTGTCACAACCGGCCGTGCTGGCATTCGCCAGTGCCCTGTTGTTATTGACCGTCAAGTTCCTGCTCTATCACGACCCGCTCGACGGCGGAGCGGGCTGGGCGATCTTGACGACATTCCTCGCCGCTCACGGCATCCAGTATGGGTGGAACCCCACAAATTTCTTCGCTGCCGCCGGCCTGACGCTCTTCCTCTCCCTCGTGCATGCGTCCCACCAACGGACCTATCGCGATGACCTGACCGGCGCCCTTGGCCGCCTGGCCTACGACGAAACGGTAGCGAGACTGGGAGGGAAATACGTGGTGGCCATCGTCGGGGTGGATCAACTCACACAGTATCGGAACCAGTACGGGAAGACCGTCTCGGAACAAGTGCTGCGCCTGGTGGCCCCGAAGATCATGGCAGCGGCAGGGAGAGGAAAAGTCTTTCGGCTTACCGGCGACGAGTTTACCGTGGTGTTCTATTCCAGGACGGCGATGGACACCCTCGCCGCGCTTGAACAGATTCGCAAAGCCGTTGCACAGACGACGCTGCGGCTTCGCAAACAGACGCGCGTCTGGGAAGGCAGCCGCTCGTCCAGATCCGGATCGGCGGACATCGAGCTTCCCGTCACGCTCAGTATTGGCGTCGCAGAACCGACAGCCCCGCACCTCTCACTCACCGTGGTGACAAAAGCCGCCTATCGCGCGCTCTACGAGGCGAAAGGGGAGGGGGGCAACATGCTCAGACGCGGGACCATTCAGATGAATTCGGCTCACACCGCTCCAAACCAGACCGGCCGCATCGTCGCCTATAGTGAATTCGAGCCCTGA
- a CDS encoding NAD-dependent malic enzyme: protein MAEIGPYSNYRLTVRLELANTPGIFARVAALLADEGANLGAVDIVSATKIQMVRDVTFDVHNEAHGEKVLARLSALPDVTVLSASDRIFLLHLGGKIRVEGKIPINTRNVLSMVYTPGVGRVSQAIARDKSKVYAFTSKSNSVAVVTDGSAVLGLGNLGPEAALPVMEGKVMLFKELAGIDAWPLCLNTQDPDEIVRIVQGIAPGFGAINLEDIGAPRCFDIERRLKASLEIPVMHDDQHGTAVVILAALTNALLVTGKRIEEIRVVVNGLGAAGTACCRMLLAAGVSHLLGCDKEGIILSGNPEELRACRTDLATCLTREAPTGTLRDALRGADVFIGLSVGNILTAEDLELMAPDRIVFAMANPDPEVSPELAASHCRIFATGRSDFPNQINNALAFPGLFRGALDVQASQINEAMKLAAAKAIADVIPKSALSEDYIIPSLFDKTVVPQVARAVAAAARDSGVARRRAQGTTDSFTK, encoded by the coding sequence ATGGCTGAAATCGGCCCCTATTCCAACTATCGGCTCACCGTCAGACTGGAACTGGCCAATACACCCGGAATTTTCGCCCGCGTGGCCGCCTTGCTGGCCGATGAGGGGGCCAATCTCGGCGCCGTCGATATTGTCTCAGCGACCAAAATCCAAATGGTTCGGGATGTTACTTTCGATGTGCACAATGAAGCCCATGGCGAGAAGGTGTTGGCCCGGCTGAGCGCCCTGCCTGACGTGACCGTGCTGTCGGCCTCCGACCGGATATTTCTCCTCCACCTCGGCGGCAAGATTCGCGTCGAAGGCAAAATCCCGATCAACACCAGAAACGTCCTCTCGATGGTCTACACCCCGGGGGTCGGGCGAGTCTCCCAGGCCATTGCACGGGATAAGTCCAAGGTCTATGCGTTCACGAGCAAGAGTAATAGCGTCGCGGTCGTGACGGATGGGTCCGCCGTGTTGGGACTCGGGAACCTCGGCCCCGAAGCGGCCTTGCCGGTGATGGAAGGCAAAGTGATGCTGTTCAAGGAACTGGCCGGGATCGACGCCTGGCCGCTGTGCCTGAATACGCAGGATCCGGACGAGATCGTCCGCATTGTCCAAGGCATTGCGCCGGGATTCGGCGCGATCAATCTGGAAGACATCGGTGCGCCCCGCTGCTTTGACATCGAGCGCCGCTTGAAGGCGTCGCTCGAAATCCCGGTGATGCACGACGATCAGCACGGCACGGCGGTCGTGATTCTCGCCGCCCTGACCAACGCGCTGCTCGTCACAGGAAAACGGATCGAAGAGATCCGCGTCGTCGTCAACGGCCTGGGCGCCGCCGGCACGGCCTGCTGCCGGATGTTATTGGCGGCCGGCGTCTCGCATCTGCTGGGGTGCGACAAAGAAGGCATTATCCTGTCCGGCAACCCGGAAGAACTCCGTGCCTGTCGGACCGACCTGGCGACCTGCCTGACCCGTGAAGCACCGACGGGAACGTTGCGCGATGCGCTGAGAGGCGCCGACGTCTTTATCGGGCTCTCGGTCGGCAATATTCTGACCGCCGAAGACCTTGAGCTGATGGCTCCCGATCGTATCGTCTTTGCCATGGCGAACCCGGATCCGGAAGTATCGCCGGAACTCGCCGCCTCCCATTGTCGAATCTTTGCCACCGGGCGATCCGATTTCCCCAATCAGATCAATAACGCGCTGGCCTTCCCCGGCCTCTTCCGCGGGGCACTCGACGTTCAAGCCAGCCAGATCAATGAGGCCATGAAACTGGCCGCCGCCAAGGCGATTGCCGACGTGATTCCTAAAAGCGCGCTCAGCGAGGACTACATCATTCCCAGCCTCTTCGATAAAACCGTCGTCCCCCAGGTCGCCCGGGCTGTGGCAGCCGCCGCACGCGACAGCGGCGTGGCGCGCAGACGAGCCCAGGGAACGACTGACTCCTTCACCAAATAG
- a CDS encoding Hsp20/alpha crystallin family protein produces the protein MRWDPFRELEEMSDRLNRMVARPATKANGKEALTVADWMPTVDISETAGEYVIQAELPEVKKDDVKVTLEEGVLTIQGQRRQEKDEKTTKYHRIERSYGTFVRSFSLPDQVNESGVKAEFKDGVLNLHIPKSEKAKPRAIEVKVA, from the coding sequence ATGCGTTGGGATCCGTTTCGCGAACTCGAAGAGATGTCAGATCGACTGAATCGGATGGTGGCCCGTCCTGCAACCAAAGCCAACGGGAAGGAAGCGTTGACCGTGGCGGACTGGATGCCGACCGTCGATATCAGCGAAACCGCCGGGGAATACGTGATCCAGGCAGAGTTGCCTGAGGTGAAGAAAGACGACGTGAAAGTCACGCTGGAAGAAGGCGTCCTGACTATTCAAGGGCAACGCCGTCAGGAAAAGGATGAGAAGACCACGAAGTATCACCGGATCGAACGGTCCTATGGGACATTCGTCCGGAGCTTCTCACTGCCGGACCAAGTGAACGAGAGCGGGGTGAAAGCCGAATTCAAAGACGGGGTGTTGAATCTGCATATCCCGAAATCGGAAAAGGCTAAGCCGCGGGCCATCGAAGTAAAAGTCGCATAA
- a CDS encoding aldo/keto reductase — MSSTSDRRPNRLHTETSPYLLQHASNPVDWYPWGPEALTAARSLNKPILLSIGYSACHWCHVMERESFENEAIAAVMNRYFICIKVDREERPDLDEIYMAATVAMNNGQGGWPMTVFLTPDQEPFFAGTYFPPEDRWGRPGFGTLLKKIADYWEKDAAGVRTQAKDMTERLKGEGRIPSPISVSASVLDDAVTQFTEDFDKTYGGFGGAPKFPPAAGLSLLLRCYRRTGDAHTLAMVTKTLDMMAAGGIYDHIGGGFARYSTDARWLVPHFEKMLYDNALLARVYVEAYQLTKNPDYRRVACEVLDYVLREMTGPTGGFYSATDADSEGVEGKFFVWQPAEVRAAAGNPEDARRYCALFDITEKGNWEHASIPNRLRPLSEVAMELNLTSDELSETAARVTPLLYRARLQRVPPGLDDKILTAWNGMMLSAMAEAARVFGDARYRDAAMQTADFLLKTHVRSDGRLLRTSRAGRAHLEAYLEDYAYLAEGLIDLYEAGASESYLRAAAGLADRLLSDFIDGENGGFFTTAKHHEALILRSREGADGATPSGNAVAASALARLACHFDRQDWRDAAVGAIRAYGRQITRYPRAFAKSLAVVDFLTDGPVELAFVGDSQPAATRALYRAVAEVYLPNRIIAWTESNAGSVLPLLRGKSVVAGQPALYICRNFSCQSPVTDPQAVAEALRVHRSGAGTAADRTETLLRGAQLSGHATVQGTAAYAANMVGVSPSGSLAHGYTAGGSTGLTVSRLGFGTYRVDTKTPEHRQAFKEAVAAGCNLIDTSTNYMDGDSERLVGGVLSELVKAGQLAREQVVVVSKIGYVQSQNLKVAEAREKSGRPYPDMVKYGDGIWHCLHPEFLADQLALSLDRLELATLDVCLLHNPEYFLSEAAHRKERDVVAVREAFYDRLQRAFVYFETQVAAGRLQYYGVSSNTVTASADHPEATSLSRMLDAASAAAREVNQSAHHFRWLQCPMNLFESGALLTANTGAGGVQTVLDLARREGVAVLVNRPLNAMPGQGGGILRLADFPLEDQPVDFARQRERVAALEEEYRRTIAPSVPQSGQGTAPAEFFNWAHELDRVRPQLQGLEHWEQIEHQMIAPHVNQVMQALSRTLTAAEQWEAWRDRYVPELLTLLRGLRREATERSRRRTAAVASALDAALPQGRRSESLSRKALWVLTSTPGVTSVLNGMRTPAYVEDSVAVLHWPALESVRTAYEIAKTIAFPKDLG, encoded by the coding sequence ATGTCATCCACATCTGATCGCCGGCCGAATCGCCTGCATACCGAGACCAGTCCCTATCTTCTGCAGCATGCCTCCAACCCGGTGGATTGGTATCCCTGGGGCCCGGAGGCGCTGACCGCCGCCAGGTCATTGAACAAACCGATCCTCTTGTCGATCGGCTACTCGGCCTGCCACTGGTGCCATGTGATGGAGCGGGAGTCGTTTGAAAACGAGGCGATTGCCGCCGTCATGAATCGCTACTTTATCTGTATCAAAGTGGACCGGGAGGAACGGCCGGATCTCGATGAGATCTACATGGCGGCCACGGTGGCCATGAACAACGGTCAGGGCGGCTGGCCGATGACCGTATTTCTCACGCCGGATCAAGAGCCATTTTTTGCCGGCACCTATTTCCCTCCGGAAGACCGCTGGGGCCGGCCCGGGTTCGGCACGTTGCTGAAGAAGATCGCCGACTACTGGGAGAAGGATGCGGCGGGTGTGCGGACGCAAGCGAAAGACATGACGGAGCGGTTAAAGGGCGAAGGCCGGATCCCCTCCCCGATTTCTGTGAGTGCATCCGTGTTGGATGACGCCGTCACGCAATTCACAGAAGATTTCGATAAGACCTATGGCGGGTTCGGCGGAGCCCCGAAGTTCCCTCCGGCGGCCGGCCTGTCGTTGTTGCTGCGGTGCTATCGGCGAACCGGCGACGCGCACACGTTGGCGATGGTGACGAAGACGCTCGATATGATGGCGGCAGGGGGCATCTATGACCACATCGGCGGCGGATTTGCCCGCTATTCCACCGATGCGCGCTGGCTCGTGCCTCACTTTGAAAAGATGCTCTACGACAATGCGCTGTTGGCCCGCGTCTATGTTGAAGCCTACCAGCTCACCAAGAATCCGGACTATCGGCGCGTGGCCTGCGAGGTGTTGGACTATGTGCTGAGAGAAATGACCGGGCCGACCGGCGGGTTCTATTCCGCGACCGATGCGGACTCCGAAGGTGTCGAAGGGAAATTCTTCGTGTGGCAACCGGCTGAGGTGCGAGCCGCAGCGGGGAATCCGGAAGACGCCCGGCGATATTGCGCGCTCTTCGACATTACGGAGAAAGGCAATTGGGAGCATGCCAGTATTCCGAATCGCCTGCGGCCTTTGTCCGAGGTCGCGATGGAACTCAATCTGACCAGCGACGAGTTGTCGGAGACCGCTGCCCGGGTAACTCCCCTCCTCTATCGCGCGCGCCTGCAACGTGTGCCTCCCGGCCTCGACGATAAAATTCTGACGGCATGGAACGGCATGATGTTGTCGGCGATGGCGGAAGCGGCCCGGGTGTTCGGCGACGCGCGTTATCGCGACGCGGCGATGCAAACGGCTGACTTTCTCCTGAAGACGCATGTGCGCTCCGATGGACGGCTTCTGCGGACGTCGCGCGCAGGCCGGGCTCATCTCGAAGCGTATTTGGAAGATTACGCCTATCTGGCCGAAGGACTGATCGATCTCTACGAGGCCGGGGCTTCCGAGAGCTACCTGCGGGCAGCTGCAGGATTGGCTGATCGGCTCCTGTCCGATTTTATCGATGGCGAAAACGGGGGATTTTTCACCACGGCGAAACACCACGAGGCGCTCATTCTTCGCAGCCGTGAAGGTGCCGATGGGGCGACACCCAGCGGGAATGCCGTGGCGGCGTCGGCCTTGGCACGGTTGGCGTGCCATTTCGACCGGCAGGATTGGCGAGATGCGGCGGTCGGCGCGATCCGGGCCTACGGGAGACAGATCACGCGTTATCCCCGCGCCTTTGCGAAAAGTCTGGCGGTGGTCGATTTCCTGACCGACGGTCCGGTGGAATTAGCCTTCGTCGGCGATAGTCAGCCTGCCGCTACGCGGGCACTCTATCGAGCGGTGGCGGAGGTCTATCTCCCCAATCGGATCATCGCGTGGACCGAGTCGAACGCGGGCTCCGTGCTCCCCTTACTGCGAGGAAAGTCGGTCGTTGCCGGGCAGCCTGCTTTGTATATCTGTCGAAACTTCAGCTGTCAGAGCCCCGTCACTGATCCGCAAGCCGTAGCCGAGGCGCTCCGCGTCCATCGGTCTGGGGCCGGCACAGCCGCCGATCGAACGGAGACGTTGCTGCGCGGCGCGCAGCTCTCCGGTCATGCGACGGTGCAAGGCACGGCGGCCTATGCGGCAAACATGGTGGGGGTGTCCCCGTCCGGTTCTCTCGCCCATGGATACACGGCCGGGGGATCGACCGGGCTCACGGTGTCCCGGCTGGGGTTTGGCACATACCGCGTCGATACCAAAACTCCTGAGCATCGGCAGGCCTTCAAGGAGGCCGTGGCGGCGGGCTGCAATCTCATCGACACGTCGACCAATTATATGGACGGGGACAGCGAACGTCTCGTGGGTGGGGTGTTGTCCGAGCTCGTGAAAGCGGGGCAACTGGCGCGGGAACAGGTCGTGGTCGTCTCCAAAATCGGCTACGTCCAGAGCCAGAATCTGAAGGTTGCGGAGGCCCGGGAGAAATCCGGCCGCCCCTACCCTGACATGGTCAAGTACGGAGACGGGATTTGGCACTGCCTCCACCCGGAATTCCTGGCCGATCAACTCGCGCTGTCGCTCGATCGATTGGAGCTTGCGACGCTCGATGTGTGCTTGCTGCACAATCCGGAATACTTTTTGTCGGAAGCCGCACATCGGAAGGAACGCGATGTGGTGGCCGTGCGCGAGGCCTTCTATGACCGGCTGCAACGCGCGTTCGTGTATTTCGAAACGCAAGTCGCGGCCGGCCGGCTGCAATACTACGGGGTCTCGTCGAATACGGTGACCGCGTCTGCCGATCATCCCGAAGCCACCTCGCTGAGTCGCATGCTCGATGCGGCGAGCGCCGCAGCGCGCGAGGTGAATCAGTCGGCGCATCATTTCCGCTGGTTGCAGTGTCCGATGAATCTCTTCGAGTCCGGTGCGCTGCTGACGGCAAATACCGGAGCCGGCGGCGTCCAGACGGTGCTCGATCTGGCCCGGCGGGAAGGGGTTGCCGTGCTGGTGAATCGTCCGCTCAACGCGATGCCCGGCCAAGGCGGAGGGATCCTTCGTCTTGCCGACTTCCCCTTGGAGGATCAGCCGGTGGATTTTGCCCGGCAACGGGAGCGCGTGGCCGCACTGGAGGAGGAGTATCGCCGCACGATTGCGCCGTCGGTTCCGCAGAGCGGCCAGGGCACAGCCCCGGCTGAATTTTTCAATTGGGCGCACGAGTTGGACCGCGTCAGGCCTCAGCTGCAAGGATTGGAACATTGGGAACAGATCGAACACCAGATGATTGCGCCGCACGTGAATCAGGTAATGCAAGCCTTGTCGCGGACGCTTACGGCGGCGGAGCAATGGGAGGCCTGGCGTGACCGGTATGTGCCTGAATTGCTGACATTGCTGCGGGGATTGCGGCGCGAAGCCACGGAGCGGAGTCGTCGACGGACCGCGGCGGTGGCGAGCGCGCTTGATGCGGCGCTTCCGCAGGGGCGGCGATCCGAATCCCTCTCTCGAAAAGCGCTCTGGGTGTTGACCAGCACGCCAGGCGTCACGAGCGTGCTGAACGGCATGCGGACGCCGGCCTATGTCGAAGACTCAGTAGCGGTACTGCATTGGCCCGCGCTGGAGTCGGTGCGAACGGCCTATGAGATCGCCAAGACTATCGCCTTTCCTAAAGACTTGGGGTAA